In a single window of the Leptospira sanjuanensis genome:
- a CDS encoding NINE protein: MKSKLIAYFFWFLGFGMFGLHRFYLGKFITGLLWLFTGGFFFVGAFLDFFTLADQVDAVNANNALNQIRTATLFNALASLRGNKNENN, encoded by the coding sequence ATGAAATCAAAACTAATAGCTTACTTTTTCTGGTTTTTAGGCTTCGGGATGTTCGGCTTACACCGCTTTTATCTCGGAAAATTCATTACTGGACTTCTCTGGCTCTTTACAGGAGGGTTCTTCTTCGTAGGAGCCTTCCTGGACTTTTTCACCCTTGCTGACCAAGTCGATGCCGTGAATGCAAATAACGCACTAAATCAGATCCGAACCGCAACTTTATTCAATGCCCTGGCATCATTACGAGGAAACAAAAATGAAAACAATTAA
- a CDS encoding Lcl C-terminal domain-containing protein encodes MKSLSLKKIGSLSMLIVFIAIFANPIFSLDGPFTDLGNGKIRTGSLRRWQKCSMGQGITTCNSSAAITTDWAGALAYCNSLNLDGETWRLPNVKELQSLVNYGRTSFPIIDVIAFPDTVGAYYWTSTTAMSTGTSPSVGTADPKGYNETASNDNPYRIPINTPYRSMAYIVDFRMGGVIEFPKNNTTKAYVRCVTGP; translated from the coding sequence ATGAAATCACTTTCTTTAAAAAAAATAGGGTCTCTTTCGATGTTGATTGTATTCATCGCTATTTTTGCCAATCCGATCTTTTCTTTAGATGGTCCTTTTACGGATCTTGGCAACGGAAAGATTCGGACTGGAAGCTTACGAAGGTGGCAAAAATGTTCGATGGGACAGGGTATAACAACCTGTAATTCATCTGCGGCTATAACTACCGATTGGGCCGGAGCGCTTGCTTATTGCAATTCGTTAAACTTAGATGGCGAAACCTGGAGATTACCCAATGTCAAAGAGCTACAAAGTCTCGTAAATTACGGTCGAACTTCATTTCCCATCATCGATGTTATTGCATTTCCGGATACGGTGGGAGCTTATTATTGGACGTCAACTACAGCCATGTCAACTGGAACAAGTCCAAGCGTAGGTACTGCCGATCCCAAAGGATACAATGAGACGGCTAGTAATGATAATCCATATCGAATTCCTATCAATACACCATACCGATCAATGGCTTATATAGTCGATTTTAGAATGGGTGGTGTCATCGAGTTTCCAAAAAACAATACAACGAAAGCCTATGTTCGCTGTGTGACCGGGCCATAA
- a CDS encoding EAL domain-containing protein: MNIKTNGNSKHNTDYPQVIKSRLNEDDTNSDDFIQKGFPCCADLRSELEEVLSLINNNIISRSTDANIHLTGFLRDKGQRYHFLTNTLQNRNIISIEFEKDIPASMNQTEFELSNFLSMSLDLEINPNILLEKSALFLIRAHISSENLSRELGYHCFGYLFNNVSSEMFLLTHGRAEIIRQSIDSILVIVPNDKKEFDLGTFANQIIAIMNYPISYLGKEVYFKISIAALWVEGRDESFENLKSRLSDSLEIASQYPFSNYVLCESGNMVATKKDQINKALKDAIANEELHLRFQPILNTSTKKIEFIETLVRWTHPQMGTIGPDVFIPMAEVSGRILFIGDWVIRQAVKEFSILKRNVAAFKNCILSINISPIQLGQQDVAKKISEITSEYFIKPDQVLIEVTETSVCHYDTIKLIEQVQAIQRNGFRVAIDDFGKGHSNFSRLEQMYSDFVKIDKSMLEGAVNAKSKRKVLSSLIEIMHTLNKKVILEGIENEDYEKIAIEVGGDFVQGYHYFLPMRLVDLITKDLSLYE, translated from the coding sequence ATGAATATTAAAACAAATGGGAACAGTAAACATAATACGGATTATCCTCAAGTAATTAAGTCACGTTTAAATGAAGATGATACCAACTCTGACGATTTCATTCAGAAAGGATTTCCTTGCTGTGCTGATTTGAGAAGTGAATTGGAAGAAGTGCTTAGTTTAATAAATAATAATATAATCTCACGATCGACTGATGCGAATATCCACCTAACGGGTTTTTTACGAGATAAGGGACAACGATATCATTTTCTGACGAATACGTTGCAAAATAGAAATATTATATCGATCGAATTTGAGAAGGATATTCCTGCATCGATGAACCAAACAGAATTCGAACTTAGTAATTTTCTATCAATGTCTTTGGATTTGGAAATAAATCCGAATATTCTTCTCGAAAAATCAGCGCTTTTCCTAATTCGAGCTCATATCTCATCAGAAAATTTGTCCCGTGAACTCGGTTATCATTGTTTCGGATACCTTTTCAACAATGTTTCTTCAGAAATGTTTTTGTTGACGCATGGGAGAGCGGAAATAATCCGACAATCAATCGATTCTATTCTGGTAATCGTACCCAATGATAAAAAGGAGTTTGATCTCGGCACTTTTGCGAATCAAATCATCGCAATTATGAATTATCCGATAAGTTATCTCGGTAAAGAAGTCTATTTTAAAATTTCAATCGCCGCTCTTTGGGTAGAAGGACGCGACGAATCCTTCGAAAACCTGAAATCACGTCTTTCAGATTCATTGGAGATTGCCTCTCAATATCCATTTAGTAATTATGTTTTATGTGAATCGGGTAATATGGTCGCCACTAAGAAGGATCAAATCAATAAAGCCTTAAAAGATGCAATCGCCAACGAAGAACTTCATCTTCGATTTCAGCCGATCTTAAATACGTCCACTAAGAAAATAGAATTTATTGAAACCTTAGTCCGATGGACGCATCCACAAATGGGTACGATTGGTCCTGATGTTTTTATACCCATGGCGGAAGTTTCAGGTCGCATTTTGTTCATTGGAGATTGGGTTATTCGCCAAGCCGTTAAGGAATTTTCAATTCTAAAAAGAAATGTTGCGGCATTTAAAAACTGTATTTTGTCGATCAACATTTCGCCAATACAGTTGGGTCAACAGGATGTAGCAAAAAAGATCTCGGAAATTACGTCCGAATACTTTATTAAGCCGGACCAAGTATTGATCGAAGTTACCGAAACATCGGTGTGTCATTACGATACAATTAAGTTGATTGAGCAAGTTCAAGCGATCCAACGAAACGGATTTAGGGTCGCCATTGACGATTTCGGAAAAGGGCATTCCAATTTTTCTCGATTGGAACAAATGTATTCGGATTTCGTGAAGATCGATAAGAGCATGTTAGAGGGAGCCGTGAATGCTAAATCGAAACGGAAAGTACTTTCTTCACTAATAGAAATTATGCATACTTTGAATAAAAAGGTAATCTTAGAAGGAATCGAAAATGAAGATTACGAAAAGATTGCTATTGAAGTTGGGGGGGATTTTGTTCAGGGTTATCATTACTTTCTTCCAATGAGACTGGTAGATTTAATAACTAAAGATCTGAGTCTTTATGAGTAA
- a CDS encoding AraC family transcriptional regulator produces the protein MLHKKQALILMFIGLNLFIYYYSQGSFTYENIFFRFMGPFVYFFLNISSVILYGSMFNTFLRKKSSNLQKTIFDNNLIVMFASSAFFSGLLIFLFWDTGRMISLPNLFSNVNEVSILILILYCLLIQFPAPKGFARNIKGIRLIYLLVILMTFHRIDDLFFNDYKDLSVLVGGIFYLVSPILLFGNLIYLPATLHEIKNIESVDLQKTAHKVQEIIAPKALKGVTSETIKMIGSKLLELMEIERIYYDEDVRMPDVAEAIGISPHLLSAFINHYLGTNFNHLINSYRIKEAIILLRDEPRRTALSIGYAVGFNSNSTFLRCFHYVTGMTPSAFREEIMRDKKADIPFIDPFPALLHFKCQNILT, from the coding sequence GTGCTGCATAAGAAACAGGCTTTGATATTGATGTTTATTGGTTTAAATCTATTTATTTATTACTATTCCCAGGGAAGTTTTACTTACGAAAATATCTTCTTTCGTTTTATGGGTCCGTTTGTTTATTTCTTTTTAAATATTTCCTCGGTAATCCTTTATGGCTCAATGTTTAATACTTTTTTAAGAAAAAAATCTTCAAATCTTCAGAAAACGATATTTGATAATAATTTGATTGTAATGTTCGCGAGTTCAGCCTTTTTTTCGGGACTTTTGATATTTCTTTTTTGGGATACAGGAAGGATGATATCTTTACCAAATTTATTTTCAAATGTAAATGAAGTCTCAATTCTGATTTTGATTTTGTATTGCTTGCTTATTCAATTTCCTGCTCCGAAAGGATTTGCCCGGAACATTAAAGGGATTAGATTGATATACTTGCTCGTGATTTTAATGACATTTCATAGAATAGACGATTTGTTTTTCAATGATTACAAGGATTTATCAGTCCTTGTGGGTGGTATTTTTTATCTCGTTTCACCCATACTATTATTCGGGAATCTTATTTATTTACCTGCAACATTACATGAGATTAAAAATATTGAATCCGTCGATTTGCAAAAAACTGCTCATAAAGTTCAGGAGATTATTGCACCCAAGGCGCTAAAAGGCGTCACTTCAGAGACCATTAAGATGATCGGGTCTAAACTGCTTGAATTGATGGAGATTGAAAGGATATATTATGACGAGGATGTGCGAATGCCGGATGTTGCTGAAGCAATCGGAATATCTCCACACCTTCTTTCAGCATTTATTAATCATTACTTAGGGACAAATTTTAATCATCTCATAAACTCATATCGAATTAAAGAAGCAATAATTTTGCTTAGGGATGAGCCAAGGAGAACTGCGTTGTCCATTGGTTACGCAGTTGGTTTTAACTCAAACTCTACGTTTTTAAGATGTTTTCACTATGTAACTGGGATGACTCCTAGTGCTTTTCGCGAAGAAATCATGAGAGACAAAAAAGCGGATATTCCATTTATTGATCCTTTCCCGGCTTTACTACATTTTAAGTGTCAAAATATCTTGACCTAG
- a CDS encoding helix-turn-helix domain-containing protein: MWVNKKDFLNEAQEFRKKLGNKIQHFRKEREITQEDMDDGSDVSIHFRTIQEIESGRANTTINTILKICKRLKIKPTDLLDL; encoded by the coding sequence ATGTGGGTGAACAAAAAAGACTTTTTAAATGAAGCCCAAGAGTTTAGGAAAAAGTTAGGAAATAAAATTCAACATTTTCGTAAAGAAAGAGAAATTACCCAGGAAGACATGGATGATGGAAGCGATGTTTCTATCCATTTTCGGACAATTCAGGAAATCGAATCCGGTAGAGCAAACACGACAATTAATACAATCTTGAAAATTTGCAAAAGACTAAAAATCAAACCTACAGATCTCCTTGATCTTTAA
- a CDS encoding Lcl domain-containing protein has protein sequence MEKQNRFLQHMHVCCWFKRTAFIFILGFTALSCLQGERGKSPFKIFPLNIGFNSDNSLPSSDPPSNQKGSLTYYSANMVYVSGQSGAFEYADVQWSSSLDASYQIRLGATNCTDGTLDSSGSVQASVATTSRIHALIGSAPLIVGANQIKICIFNPGGSTYWDSYNVTAMRDDTAPTVSYSPVGGVFGTSAPTITISCSDTGNSGCNQIAYRTDGTTAAIANNGTAAPGNTLFSSALPLANNTTTNMSAIAVDYAGNIGVAGNATYTVSFGNPTITIVSLSKSIINGSGSSTLVWNSDIGGNYSIRSSGTNCSDGTVLLTGSATAGTNVNSVIAGSALNAGVNNIRICLTTPGTNQGSVSTSVARDDIAPKVIAVAPLLTPNATAFALSVTQKTFSLTFDEDMDTTVSIDLKHYDQTQGNREIKWPGAIGSWSSDKRTYTLNTQSNLPEWHKFFWRYSDVSFKDLAGNNVVTSPLVAVVAGEIKLNYGTTHDTAYLHQFDTLQNFCTDSNGANVVCTSTGQDAEQTTRGGYQNSNTFFTFPMLAAGFPSDFVTKDTKNNRYWKSCEPDYETDGMNPCLKICPGANKWNGTACVSDSGNPKKTFERAVEDCSELNVRNAGAGYAGRKGWRVPTIAEYYTILEYADYGGNGTDTIPNRFFPGITRNDYQRYWTSTNAITINTTNRYALTPAIDPLSNGPVNYAAPSSLQTWAAWTVSVFGGVALPNNKQKSSAWDSPAYYFTTLCISD, from the coding sequence ATGGAAAAACAAAATAGATTTTTGCAGCATATGCATGTTTGTTGTTGGTTTAAGCGAACAGCTTTTATTTTTATTTTAGGATTTACGGCCCTGAGCTGCTTACAAGGAGAAAGGGGAAAATCACCCTTTAAAATTTTTCCTTTAAACATTGGCTTTAATTCGGATAATTCCCTCCCGAGTTCTGATCCTCCATCTAATCAGAAGGGAAGTTTAACATATTATTCGGCTAATATGGTTTATGTTAGCGGTCAGTCAGGAGCATTTGAGTATGCGGACGTTCAGTGGAGTAGCTCTTTGGACGCATCCTACCAAATCCGTTTAGGTGCTACGAATTGCACGGATGGAACCTTGGATAGTTCCGGTTCAGTTCAAGCTTCCGTTGCTACAACCTCAAGAATTCATGCGCTAATAGGTAGTGCTCCATTGATCGTCGGAGCCAATCAAATCAAAATTTGTATTTTTAATCCTGGAGGCTCAACGTATTGGGATTCGTATAATGTGACCGCAATGAGGGATGATACTGCTCCGACTGTTTCGTATTCTCCAGTTGGAGGGGTATTCGGTACTTCAGCGCCGACAATTACAATTTCCTGCTCCGATACGGGAAATTCCGGTTGTAATCAGATCGCCTATCGAACGGACGGAACAACCGCTGCGATTGCAAATAACGGAACTGCAGCGCCGGGAAATACTTTGTTTTCATCGGCTTTGCCTTTAGCCAACAATACTACAACCAATATGAGTGCCATAGCGGTCGATTATGCAGGAAATATTGGTGTGGCGGGTAACGCGACATACACTGTTTCCTTCGGGAATCCTACGATTACGATTGTTTCTCTAAGCAAATCGATTATCAATGGTTCGGGTTCTTCCACTCTGGTATGGAATTCCGACATTGGAGGAAATTATTCTATCCGTAGTAGCGGAACAAATTGTAGCGATGGAACCGTCCTCTTAACCGGATCAGCCACAGCCGGCACCAACGTCAATAGCGTAATCGCTGGTTCAGCTCTGAATGCCGGAGTAAATAACATTCGAATCTGTTTAACGACACCGGGCACCAATCAAGGCTCAGTTTCGACTTCCGTTGCAAGAGACGATATCGCTCCGAAGGTGATTGCGGTCGCGCCACTATTGACTCCAAATGCGACCGCCTTTGCATTGAGTGTAACCCAGAAAACCTTTAGCCTAACGTTTGACGAAGATATGGATACTACGGTCTCGATTGATCTAAAGCATTATGATCAAACTCAAGGTAATAGGGAAATCAAATGGCCAGGAGCGATCGGTTCCTGGAGCTCTGATAAGAGAACCTATACCTTAAATACGCAGAGCAATTTACCGGAATGGCATAAATTCTTTTGGCGTTATTCGGATGTATCCTTTAAAGATCTAGCAGGCAACAATGTCGTAACAAGTCCTCTTGTTGCTGTGGTTGCGGGCGAAATCAAATTAAATTACGGAACCACGCATGATACGGCATATCTGCATCAGTTTGATACACTTCAGAATTTCTGCACCGATTCAAATGGAGCTAATGTCGTCTGCACATCAACTGGTCAAGATGCCGAACAAACAACCAGAGGAGGTTACCAAAATTCGAATACTTTCTTTACCTTTCCGATGTTAGCAGCAGGTTTTCCAAGTGATTTCGTAACAAAAGATACTAAAAATAATCGATATTGGAAATCCTGTGAGCCCGATTACGAAACAGACGGGATGAATCCTTGCCTAAAAATTTGTCCCGGGGCCAATAAATGGAATGGTACTGCTTGCGTTTCCGATTCCGGAAATCCGAAAAAAACGTTCGAACGTGCAGTGGAAGATTGTTCTGAACTGAATGTTCGAAATGCAGGCGCCGGTTATGCTGGTAGAAAGGGCTGGAGAGTACCTACGATTGCAGAGTATTATACGATTCTTGAGTATGCCGACTACGGTGGTAACGGAACGGATACAATTCCGAATCGCTTTTTTCCAGGTATTACGCGTAACGATTACCAACGCTATTGGACCAGTACGAACGCGATTACAATCAATACGACCAATCGATATGCATTAACGCCAGCTATCGATCCATTATCCAATGGTCCCGTCAATTACGCTGCTCCTTCTTCCTTACAAACCTGGGCAGCATGGACTGTATCGGTTTTTGGAGGTGTTGCCTTACCGAACAACAAGCAGAAATCAAGCGCTTGGGATTCTCCTGCTTACTATTTTACAACTTTATGTATTTCGGATTAA
- a CDS encoding helix-turn-helix domain-containing protein yields the protein MIIILIKCFRLFRGGVSDIPWAKHIFGILSVGVFGILVNLVIDFRFLFGLFDYFIELYVFSLCVLTIAVLYAFVVSQIYPITFNLVSDTFKKMSYKKSTLQNINFEELSYRLEKLMNQDKVYLDGDISLNALAEKLNIKSHQLSELLNNNLNKSFFAYINHYRIQAAKVQLLAEKDTAIIKIAFGCGFNSLSVFNTMFKKETGETPSEFRKKNSRN from the coding sequence ATGATTATCATTCTAATTAAATGCTTTCGTCTTTTTCGCGGAGGTGTTTCCGACATTCCTTGGGCTAAACATATTTTTGGGATATTAAGTGTAGGTGTGTTTGGGATATTGGTTAATCTTGTTATTGATTTCCGTTTCTTGTTCGGCTTATTTGATTATTTTATCGAGTTATACGTTTTTAGCTTATGCGTTCTTACGATCGCCGTCCTTTACGCCTTTGTAGTTAGCCAAATTTATCCGATTACCTTTAACTTAGTTTCTGATACATTTAAAAAGATGAGTTATAAGAAAAGTACACTTCAAAATATAAATTTTGAGGAACTTTCGTATCGATTAGAGAAACTAATGAACCAGGATAAAGTTTATCTCGACGGAGATATTTCGTTAAATGCTCTTGCTGAAAAATTGAATATTAAATCTCATCAACTTTCCGAACTTCTGAATAACAACTTAAACAAAAGTTTTTTCGCTTATATTAATCATTATAGAATTCAGGCTGCAAAGGTTCAGCTTTTGGCAGAAAAAGATACAGCAATTATTAAGATTGCCTTTGGGTGTGGATTTAATTCTCTTTCAGTCTTTAATACGATGTTTAAGAAGGAAACCGGAGAAACTCCTTCGGAATTTAGAAAAAAGAATTCAAGAAATTGA
- a CDS encoding ATP-dependent nuclease, with protein sequence MKYVGFEIKNFKGIKSVKIDLTRHPQINIFTLVGLNESGKTTILEAIHFFSRTEQDNTHEFIPKSKKHNFNESIEITASLVFSEEDKVAFSDYIEKQYKCTLNEEVKQFSATKKHKFINSIPSSSTVDWNLKFDVTTKTGKIKTIDLSNVEEEGIKNYLTSQMPVIIYYPNFLFDIPQKIYLDDALDIGKENLQQVNKPQTKEEKSQPFYLQVIQDVLDYMGGDLHIGTHIVERFKKRETSIEAKEALESQILKMSSKMNQVIFSAWKQIFPNSKSKDIELQIGEDAGRSYFEIKIREGSNKFQIRERSLGFRWFFTFLLFTEFRKVRNEDPGETIFLLDEPAYNLHSTAQKILLKVFGDLANNCKLIYTTHSHYLIDPTWLSGAYIIKNEALDYENEIDFDESSTDVAVISYRQFVANNPNQSTYFQPILDALDYQPSKLDIVPSLTVFEGKYDYYCMRYINEIIFNKKYSLNPYPGNGDDILKIIKLYLAWGTKFIVILDGDRAGGKAKKRYESEIGLLSSEVVFNLIDINSKWDGFATENLFTDAEKLKIINHLYPEEKEYSKRNFFTSIEDLLISKKEIKLSKTTITNFEKIFSFVEKKLN encoded by the coding sequence ATGAAATACGTTGGTTTTGAAATAAAGAACTTTAAGGGAATTAAATCAGTGAAAATTGATTTAACAAGACATCCACAGATAAATATTTTTACTTTAGTTGGATTAAACGAAAGTGGTAAAACGACCATACTTGAAGCAATACATTTCTTTTCTCGAACTGAACAAGATAACACTCACGAATTTATACCTAAATCGAAAAAGCATAATTTTAATGAATCGATAGAAATTACCGCTTCTTTAGTTTTTTCAGAAGAAGACAAAGTCGCATTTTCAGATTATATAGAAAAACAATATAAGTGCACTCTTAATGAAGAAGTAAAACAGTTTAGTGCGACTAAAAAACATAAATTTATAAATTCTATTCCAAGTAGTAGTACTGTTGATTGGAATTTGAAATTTGATGTTACAACGAAAACAGGGAAAATTAAAACAATCGACTTATCGAATGTTGAAGAAGAAGGTATAAAAAATTATCTTACTTCGCAAATGCCAGTTATAATATATTATCCGAACTTTCTTTTCGATATTCCGCAAAAAATATACTTGGATGATGCCCTCGACATAGGAAAAGAAAATTTACAGCAAGTTAATAAACCGCAAACAAAGGAAGAGAAGAGTCAGCCATTTTATCTTCAGGTTATACAAGACGTTTTAGATTATATGGGTGGCGATCTTCATATTGGTACGCACATAGTTGAACGGTTCAAAAAAAGAGAAACATCAATAGAAGCAAAAGAAGCCTTAGAGTCACAGATTTTAAAAATGTCTTCAAAAATGAATCAGGTAATTTTTTCGGCCTGGAAGCAAATTTTTCCTAATTCTAAATCAAAAGACATTGAACTACAAATTGGTGAGGATGCCGGGCGTAGCTACTTTGAAATAAAAATCAGAGAAGGTTCAAATAAATTTCAGATAAGAGAACGAAGTTTAGGCTTTCGATGGTTTTTTACATTCCTTTTATTTACTGAATTCAGAAAGGTCCGTAACGAAGACCCAGGTGAAACTATTTTCTTATTAGATGAACCCGCTTATAATCTTCATTCGACTGCCCAAAAAATACTTCTGAAGGTATTTGGAGATTTGGCAAATAATTGCAAATTGATTTATACTACTCATAGTCATTATCTAATTGATCCTACTTGGCTATCCGGAGCTTATATAATTAAAAACGAAGCTTTAGATTATGAAAATGAAATAGATTTTGACGAAAGTAGCACCGACGTAGCGGTTATTTCGTATAGGCAATTTGTTGCAAACAATCCGAATCAATCTACATATTTTCAACCTATTCTTGATGCATTAGATTATCAGCCAAGTAAATTGGATATCGTGCCCAGTTTAACTGTATTCGAAGGGAAATATGATTATTATTGCATGCGATATATTAATGAGATAATTTTCAATAAAAAATATTCTCTAAATCCTTATCCCGGAAATGGAGATGATATTCTCAAGATAATAAAATTATATTTGGCTTGGGGAACGAAATTTATAGTTATTCTCGATGGAGATCGAGCTGGTGGAAAAGCTAAGAAAAGATATGAATCTGAGATCGGATTACTCAGTTCGGAAGTAGTTTTCAATCTAATAGATATCAATAGCAAATGGGATGGATTTGCGACTGAAAATTTATTCACAGACGCGGAAAAGCTTAAAATAATTAATCATCTTTATCCTGAAGAAAAGGAATATTCCAAAAGGAATTTCTTCACTTCGATAGAGGATCTACTAATTTCAAAAAAAGAAATTAAATTGTCCAAAACCACAATTACTAATTTCGAAAAGATATTCTCTTTTGTAGAAAAGAAATTGAATTAG
- a CDS encoding transposase: MSGAYSFLTFRTTPNPTSNPFLRNVLGAEISTAFVRKESLQYIQSPSHSAFKPSKSLSAKDRFSQKFPHLNTDYYTQITKNLLSTLYPKSCPQCKIPLSKEVSTRENVIRCPKCNYLESRTSGTPLEHLKLPLWVFSYLLIESIELFPLGLSASAICRRLSVSKNTGTLLKRRLQIFCSDLIPLIKEEMVKDLKKAWKGKKLPETGDLKPFIEGKPVVHTDTLALFSASQRANGYRKRFKHKGQTASIYLTDSVAEERGKYQIGTLCHTIAIKGGPVILSSVPDQKQKTLQPLFDFLPEDVPLFADEGIPWMERYNKNFRSINHSKRAKDTKRNVWGKNRWSENGIHTQVAEGTQRSIKYSFLASYSYIRPENSILYLNEYSALKGIRVYGLERLVGKKKLGILRNVGSKFVVIPFLHFAQSQIPAPTRFCETSSEPRFPQLM; encoded by the coding sequence ATGTCAGGTGCATATTCTTTTCTTACATTTCGCACAACACCAAATCCCACCTCCAACCCGTTTCTGCGAAACGTCCTCGGAGCCGAGATTTCCACAGCTTTTGTAAGAAAAGAATCACTACAATATATCCAGTCTCCTTCGCATTCCGCTTTTAAACCATCTAAATCACTGTCGGCCAAAGATCGCTTTTCTCAAAAGTTCCCTCACTTAAATACTGACTATTATACTCAAATCACTAAGAATCTATTATCCACTCTCTATCCTAAAAGTTGCCCACAGTGTAAAATTCCACTTAGCAAAGAAGTTTCTACCAGAGAGAATGTGATTCGTTGTCCTAAGTGTAATTATTTAGAATCAAGGACTTCTGGAACTCCTTTAGAACATTTGAAACTTCCATTATGGGTATTTAGCTATTTACTGATTGAGTCAATTGAACTCTTTCCATTAGGTCTATCAGCTTCAGCAATCTGTAGAAGGTTATCAGTTTCAAAGAATACCGGAACGTTGTTGAAAAGAAGGCTTCAGATCTTCTGTAGCGATTTGATTCCTTTGATTAAGGAAGAAATGGTCAAGGATCTAAAGAAAGCTTGGAAGGGTAAAAAACTGCCAGAAACAGGGGATTTAAAGCCTTTTATTGAAGGCAAGCCAGTTGTTCATACAGATACGCTTGCCTTATTCTCAGCTTCTCAAAGAGCCAATGGATATCGGAAGAGATTTAAGCATAAAGGTCAGACAGCTTCTATCTATTTAACAGATTCAGTAGCTGAAGAGAGAGGTAAATATCAGATCGGAACTCTTTGTCATACGATTGCGATTAAAGGTGGTCCAGTAATACTATCCTCTGTCCCTGATCAAAAGCAGAAAACACTTCAACCTTTGTTTGATTTCTTACCTGAAGATGTTCCTTTGTTCGCGGATGAAGGTATTCCTTGGATGGAACGATACAACAAGAACTTTAGAAGTATCAATCATTCTAAAAGAGCTAAGGATACAAAGAGAAATGTCTGGGGAAAGAATCGCTGGTCTGAGAATGGAATTCATACTCAAGTGGCTGAAGGAACTCAGCGATCGATTAAGTATTCTTTTTTAGCGTCTTACAGTTATATACGACCAGAGAATAGTATTCTTTATCTGAATGAATATTCGGCTTTGAAAGGGATTCGAGTCTATGGTTTAGAAAGGCTCGTTGGTAAGAAGAAGTTAGGAATATTGCGGAATGTAGGGAGTAAGTTTGTAGTTATTCCTTTCTTACATTTCGCACAAAGCCAAATCCCAGCTCCAACCCGTTTCTGCGAAACGTCCTCGGAGCCGAGATTTCCACAGCTCATGTAA
- a CDS encoding DUF6602 domain-containing protein — protein MSHPFYSELFEEDMRRLIADAQIASNIPHQGEKGSARESGIGRFLSLYLPDGWDICSGFIADSFGNTSQQTDLIIYNKRILPARFYDGAKAYVPIEAVLYAGEVKSVSSRTELNNAVQKMRRVRGLKDRQHISRVIPFYFAYSTDLKGKSELDRLYELAPQSDRDPPIYTMCIINHGYWAYHWEKLPGGEKIKTGWIHFPSFSGNDYLAGFVLGLLNTIARENSTFRSAPSLGNYVIAKENPGSLEREITHEK, from the coding sequence TTGAGTCATCCATTTTATTCTGAATTATTTGAGGAGGATATGCGCCGTCTTATCGCTGATGCGCAAATCGCAAGTAACATCCCCCATCAAGGTGAAAAAGGTAGTGCACGCGAATCGGGTATCGGTCGGTTTCTCTCATTATATTTGCCCGACGGCTGGGATATTTGCTCCGGATTCATAGCTGATTCTTTCGGGAATACTTCTCAACAGACGGATTTGATTATTTATAATAAACGGATCTTACCTGCTCGTTTTTACGATGGCGCTAAGGCATACGTTCCTATTGAAGCAGTTCTTTATGCTGGGGAAGTAAAATCTGTTTCCTCGCGTACTGAACTTAACAATGCCGTTCAGAAGATGCGTCGTGTGCGCGGCCTGAAAGATCGTCAACATATTTCCAGAGTTATTCCATTCTATTTTGCTTATTCAACGGACCTTAAAGGAAAATCCGAATTAGATCGGTTGTATGAGCTGGCTCCTCAATCTGATCGTGATCCGCCAATTTACACCATGTGTATCATCAATCATGGGTATTGGGCATATCATTGGGAGAAATTACCTGGAGGAGAGAAAATAAAGACAGGTTGGATTCACTTTCCAAGTTTTTCAGGTAATGATTATCTTGCAGGTTTTGTACTGGGTTTGTTGAATACAATTGCAAGAGAAAATAGTACGTTTCGTTCTGCTCCATCTTTGGGAAACTATGTGATTGCAAAAGAAAATCCTGGCTCTCTTGAGCGTGAGATAACGCACGAAAAATAG